The DNA region GAGTACATTGAAGGACAGGTTTGGGATCCCGGGTCCGGATGTATTACCGTGGTAAGCCACCAGAGACAGCGTTGAACTCCCTGGCAGTCTTTCTATAATTCGCCGTGACTAgatgtgtgtgggtgtgcaGGAGGAGGTATATGAGTTTTGCAATAGAGATATGAGAGGACTGCCCACCTACCTTTGGTCAGCTGCAACGCCACATCCTCATCAGAGCTTTTGGCCTTGAGACATATCATCTTCCTAATTCCTCTTGGCCAGTCCCCCTTTTGCAAATCTAGATAGGTGGTTATCTACCAAGCTTTCGGTAAGAGTTGTCTAGGTTCTTGATCAAGACTTGTCCTAGCTTGAACAAAATGTCTCCTAGTTGGCCCTATAGATTTTCCCCATTCCAATTCCAGTAATAAACCGCCCATTTCCCCCTAATCTAAAAGCTCAAAATTCCACCCCCAAGTCTAACTCGTATTTACCCCAGCCCTAGATCcctccaaccctccccagcctAGTCCACACAACTTCCAATCTTCCAACTATAACTGTCCAGATCAATAATCCCCTCTAACAACCCACACGACTTCCCTTCCTTATCACTATCAACTATTAGACCAACCGAGACAAATGGATAGCCACAAACTCAGTATACCCCCCAACGTTAGGTTAATCCCATCTTCCGCCCCACCGTAACCTATTGGAcggtgttgctgttgattTATTTCGAGTCTTGGGGGCATTTTTGATGGTTTTGTCACGGTGACATGGCAAGTTGGGTTGCTTTCATAGGGATTTCCGGAGGATTTCTGTTGAATCTGAAAATGCTTTCCATGGCTGTAAACATACACAAAATACATGCCTGTTTAGATTTGTTCTCAATGATACAACATACGTTACCATCTATTTTCCTCAGTAAGCCCTTACACCCCTATCCAGTCCAGACCCTTCCATCACCCAGCCCTTtgtttccccttcccccccctcaaaaacaCCCTCCAatccaccttccccccctcctgccACGTCCTCCCCTCAAAtgctccccccaacccacacaAATGCCTCATCGTCGGCCTCCCATGCGGACAATTCCACGGcttctccatcccccccatattcctcaccaccctctccatctgCCTCCCCGACAACGCCCTCCCAATCATGATACTACTCCTGCAAGCCCTCATGGCAAACATCTTCCTCACCTTTGACGGTCTCGGGATCGTCGTAGCCGAACTGCTCGGGTTATCCCCCAGCAAAAAgatcaactcctccaaatccGTCAAATCAAACGTTGTCTCCCTCGACAAAGGTAGAGTGACGAGTTGACACCTCGATCCCACCGGGGAGTCCCCAGACGTGTCGACTGATACCACAAACCCGTTGCGCTCGAGAGAGACGAGGTTCTCAAGGATTATCTCCTCTTCTAGGGCGGTCAGAGTCAAGGGTTTGGGCTGGACAAGACGCTGGGATTGGaccgtggtggtggattggaGGCGCTCAAAGTTATATTTCTCGTCCGAGGCGTGTTGGTCGATTATGAAgagctcgtcgtcgtcgtctgagggggaggaggaacccTCCCGGACGGCGAGGATGAAGCCTAGGTTGAATTGGCCGATGATTTTCATTTTGGCAAAGTCGGTTTTGGTGATTTTTAGGGAGAGTTTCTCTTCGGGGTTGGCTGCGTCTAagccgtcgtcgtcttgggagggaggtggtttgCTTTtctggggtgggaggtggtttgAAAGGGAGATGATTTGCTGGCTAATCTGCATTTCGTTGGTTCTGACCCTgtggatgaggttgagggtcATGTCTTTCCGCTTTGGACGGCCTTTGAGGAGCATCTGGGAGCGCTTTTCGCTTTCTTCTGATGCTTCAGCAGCGGTGGCCTGGGCGGCGTCGATAAGGGCTTGtactttcttttcttcttgtgccttcttttcttcctcgtcgatgTACTCGTCGTCGGCTGAGTCATGGTCACAGCATTCGTCTTGCTCGACAGAGGCTCTTGGGCTGTCTGCTTCTGAAGGCATCTCCTCATTCCCTTCATTGTCAGCCcggagctcctcctcctcctcctcctcctcctcctcctcctcctcctccctttcttCGTGAGAGGAACGAGGCATCTCAGGTTCTTCCATGTCTACATCATTATCCTCTCCTTGAGACACAAACAGGGACTCTTCGTTGTCATCGTCCTGGCCCTCTGCCGATCCAGCGGCTTCCGAAGcttcctcatccacctcaatttcctcatcctcaatgTCCACCTCTTCTGTAGTAATCTCGAGATCTTCTGTCGAGCCTCCCTTACTACTCGCCGCAGCAGAAAACATTTGAGTGAGACGTCCGCCAAAGGATGGCACAGGTGCGGTCTTCTTCCTGGCCTTAGCAGCGCCAAGCTTTTGGGAAGGCCTGGAAGGCTCCTCAATTCTTGATCGTTTCAGGGGACTCCTGATCACGCTCGTCACGGTGGAGTCGCCTATGGTGATCGTAGCCACTTCTTGAGTTGACCGTTTAAACCGAGCTGGAGCGATGGGACTAGATCGTGGAGCTGCAAGTTGCGACGGTGGCGGAATCGCCGGAATTGAAGACTGTGGTGGCTCGTCTTCTGCATCTTCCATTGGGACCTCTGTCTCGTCTTTCTCTGGTTTCTCGGCCGTCTCAGAAgttttctcttcctcttcatcctgaTCATCGACCGACGCTCGTCTCTGTGTAATCGGTGAGTCTGATTCGGACGATTGATGTGACAGTGTGGCTGTCCTCCTGTTGCTTACAGAAGCAACAGAGACCGGTGTCTGTGAGCGAACAAGCGTCGGTTTCTTAAACGGCGTCTGCCTCAGcccttgggcttgggatgTCGGAATGGTGACATCCTGCGTCTCGAAGAGTTCAATCAAGGACTCCCGCAGATTGTCAAGCATTTGACCTTGGTCGTGGAGCAAGATGGTGCGCTTGTCTGGACTGACATTGACATCGTAAAGATGAGTGTCGAGTTGAATGTCTGCAAAGATGAAAGGCAACTGTGAAGCATTGTAGGAGCGATACACCTCGTTGAAAACCTTGACAAACTGGGGTAGACCGCAAGGCCGCCCATTGACGTAGAACATTTGACGATCTGGTGTTTGTCGGCCTTCACCAGGTGTCGGCCGGGAGACATACCCGAGCACCCTAACATCGGTATTGCTCCCGTCAGCTCTAGCTTTACCCTTCACGAGAGGACCGGCGGTAGGTGTGAGCTGCAGCTTGAGATCCATTGTGATCAAAGCATTCATCGTCTTGACACCAAACACATTGATGATATTCTCGCGTGTTGTGGGATTACCCTTGGTCGAGAACAGAACCATCCTCTTCCCTTTGGTGGGCTGCTGGGAAACGGTGAACTTGACGCCTGTTTGGATGCAGGCATATTGGTTGAGCAGGCTGATAACCTTGCCCCATTCCCTCTTGATGTTTCTCTCCAGCTCACGACGGCGTACTGGGAGGTTGCGGAAGAGGTCCTCTACAATTACAGAAGTACCACGCTGGCCCGAAAGAACGCTGGTGCTCTTAAGCTTCCCAGACATCTCGAACTCGAGCTTCGCAGCGCGAGGGACCTGCTCCTTGGTGCAAGTTATAACAGAGAATTTGGATAGTGCGCAGAGGGAGGACAATGCCTCCCCACGGAAGCCAAACGTCTGAAGTGTGGAGAGATCATCATATGTTGAGAGCTTGGACGTGTAATGCTTTAGGGCGACTGATTCGTAGTTGTGTGGTGCAATTCCGGCTCCATTGTCTTGGACCTCGATGGAGTCAAGACCTTGGTTTTTGAACCGTACCTCTGCAGCATGATTAGCATCCTTTACTGGAACAGGTCTGAACATATCTGAAGATATTTATTCGTACCGATGGTGGTTGCCCCGGCATCCACACTGTTCTCCACGAGCTCTTTGGCTACAGAGCACAAATCGACAATAACCTGACCAGCTTGGATCTGGTGGACTGCACTCGAGTCGATGGCCTTGATGGTGACATTGGATGCCATAGTATGTGATGATACCCTCCCGCCCTCAACAACGTCGGTTATTGTCTCACAAATACGGCCCAGTTGGGATAGGTATCAGGTCATCTCATATTGGCGctgatgtgtgtgtgtgtgagggagagagagtgagagagagggtgTGTTACTCTTGGTGCGTTACACCAGGAAAATCAATTAAACTCGAGAAAGGAGGACGCGACGCGTTCCTGCCTGTGGTGACACGCGCACTAATAAATTAAGGTAGGCGCCCCTCCAGCTTCACTGGAAGCTTACCTACCCCGCCGACAGAAGCTAGCTCACTGACAAAACTCAAGCCACAGCTTTGAAAAGCATTTCGCCCAAGTAAGAACACTCATATCGCTCACTGCCTATTCCTACGCCCATTGAAAGCGACCTGATGAAAATACGGAGTATCGACGGGTTAAGAAATCTAGGGGCTAGCTCATGTCAGCTGTCGTGTAACGCCCCCTACCAGAACACACGGTCAATACCGCCAATGTTACAATGCCATGAGTACTACACCGTAAACCCCCACGAACTGCCACATTGCTTGGACGTTAGCCGTGCCACGTCGGATCTCCTGCCT from Podospora pseudopauciseta strain CBS 411.78 chromosome 6, whole genome shotgun sequence includes:
- the PMS1 gene encoding ATP-binding mismatch repair protein (BUSCO:EOG0926213Z; COG:L; EggNog:ENOG503NV9D); this encodes MASNVTIKAIDSSAVHQIQAGQVIVDLCSVAKELVENSVDAGATTIEVRFKNQGLDSIEVQDNGAGIAPHNYESVALKHYTSKLSTYDDLSTLQTFGFRGEALSSLCALSKFSVITCTKEQVPRAAKLEFEMSGKLKSTSVLSGQRGTSVIVEDLFRNLPVRRRELERNIKREWGKVISLLNQYACIQTGVKFTVSQQPTKGKRMVLFSTKGNPTTRENIINVFGVKTMNALITMDLKLQLTPTAGPLVKGKARADGSNTDVRVLGYVSRPTPGEGRQTPDRQMFYVNGRPCGLPQFVKVFNEVYRSYNASQLPFIFADIQLDTHLYDVNVSPDKRTILLHDQGQMLDNLRESLIELFETQDVTIPTSQAQGLRQTPFKKPTLVRSQTPVSVASVSNRRTATLSHQSSESDSPITQRRASVDDQDEEEEKTSETAEKPEKDETEVPMEDAEDEPPQSSIPAIPPPSQLAAPRSSPIAPARFKRSTQEVATITIGDSTVTSVIRSPLKRSRIEEPSRPSQKLGAAKARKKTAPVPSFGGRLTQMFSAAASSKGGSTEDLEITTEEVDIEDEEIEVDEEASEAAGSAEGQDDDNEESLFVSQGEDNDVDMEEPEMPRSSHEEREEEEEEEEEEEEEELRADNEGNEEMPSEADSPRASVEQDECCDHDSADDEYIDEEEKKAQEEKKVQALIDAAQATAAEASEESEKRSQMLLKGRPKRKDMTLNLIHRVRTNEMQISQQIISLSNHLPPQKSKPPPSQDDDGLDAANPEEKLSLKITKTDFAKMKIIGQFNLGFILAVREGSSSPSDDDDELFIIDQHASDEKYNFERLQSTTTVQSQRLVQPKPLTLTALEEEIILENLVSLERNGFVVSVDTSGDSPVGSRCQLVTLPLSRETTFDLTDLEELIFLLGDNPSSSATTIPRPSKVRKMFAMRACRSSIMIGRALSGRQMERVVRNMGGMEKPWNCPHGRPTMRHLCGLGGAFEGRTWQEGGKVDWRVFLRGGKGKQRAG